A part of Loxodonta africana isolate mLoxAfr1 chromosome 11, mLoxAfr1.hap2, whole genome shotgun sequence genomic DNA contains:
- the TPGS2 gene encoding tubulin polyglutamylase complex subunit 2 isoform X1 yields MEEKSPPLLSGSKPHLEKLTLGITRILESSPGVTEVTIREKAPAERHMISSWEQKNNCALPEDVKNFYLMTNGFHMTWNVKLDDHTIPLGSMAINSISKLCQLNQSSMYSLPNAPTLADLEDDTDEAGEDQPEKPHFDSRSVIFELDSCNGNGKVCLVYKSGKPGLAQDTEIWFLDRALYWHFLTDTFTAYYRLLITHLGLPQWQYAFTSYGISPQVKQWFNMYKPITYNTNLLTEETDSFVNKLDPSKVFKSKNKALIPKKKGTVQPSGAQKGPPGPSTSKSSSGPGNPVRK; encoded by the exons AATCTTCCCCGGGGGTGACAGAGGTGACCATCAGAGAAAAGGCGCCTGCTGAACGTCATATGATTTCTTCATGGGAACAA AAGAATAACTGTGCATTGCCTGAGGATGTGAAGAATTTTTACCTGATGACCAATGGCTTCCACATGACCTGGAATGTCAAGCTGGATG ATCACACCATTCCATTGGGCAGCATGGCAATTAACAGCATCTCAAAACTGTGTCAACTCAACCAGTCTTCCATGTATTCGCTTCCTAATGCACCAACTCTGGCAGACCTGGAGGACGATACAGATGAAG CTGGTGAGGACCAACCAGAGAAGCCTCATTTTGACTCTCGCAGTGTGATATTTGAGCTGGATTCTTGCAATGGAAATGGGAAGGTTTGCCTTGTCTACAAAAGTGGAAAACCAG GATTAGCGCAAGACACTGAGATCTGGTTCCTGGACAGAGCTTTATACTGGCATTTTCTCACAGATACCTTTACTGCCTATTATCGTCTGCTCATCACCCACCTGGGCCTGCCCCAGTGGCAGTATGCCTTCACCAGCTATGGAATTAGCCCACAGGTCAAG CAATGGTTCAACATGTATAAACCCATCACCTACAACACAAACCTGCTCACAGAAGAAACCGACTCTTTTGTGAACAAGCTGGATCCCAGCAAAGTATTCAAGAGCAAGAACAAGGCCTTAATCCCCAAAAAGAAGGGGACTGTGCAGCCTTCAGGTGCCCAGAAGGGGCCCCCAGGTCCCTCCACCTCTAAATCCTCTTctggccctggaaaccctgtccGGAAATGA